From the genome of Vicia villosa cultivar HV-30 ecotype Madison, WI linkage group LG2, Vvil1.0, whole genome shotgun sequence, one region includes:
- the LOC131648179 gene encoding nuclear matrix constituent protein 1-like, whose protein sequence is MMNSEVSDKLKICDDGDNGNLYVKKRLFDNSDSLHISVKKSKVSLCDDRDEYGDEDGDLSSDRAKRPGKSVDKSFSSLKNEIEFVEKSYEECKRKRREEEKRLEFVKREIEECSRELVNKKTQFSCVRRINEVHSKLQRKIEGCVTDFLGKESQLCLIEDLIGERKQELRVKEIELGQVVNNISKEREFDRRLESQMKGLLDDLLLKQKHFERRTMELELKEKKHEGLVMKWQLKEREFEDQVKELETKKKHFESLLRELQSKEKENESWVKEHESRAREYECLVKELLDDLVLKQNHLESRTKELESKEKQLEGIVMKWELKEREFDGEVKELESKKKHFESQVEEFQSKERQLEGKVKEVDFREKLLDGRGKEFDSKEDEFERRVKALELEKKQLDGRVKEFDSKEAELEGRVKELELEKKQFEGRVKEFDSKEAEFDDRVKELDLKKKQFDGRVKEFDLKEAELECRVKEMDSEKKQLNGRVAEFDLKEDEFEGRVKELELEKKHFESRLKELELKEKQFKEQIKEFESKEEEFKIQVKELNSEEKQFESKIEDFKSKEKQFERKIEDFKSKEKLFEDRWIALESKEKQFEGLVKNHESKLNKYGEKESATSYMDDESSPPIDETSLQLVSCEQSDTLAILRELSDPAKWILDTIRNPILPLCDEKGDNDVIIDDRCIYLLEQLMKISPDIKPRVREEALKLALDLKANMKENVENSLVVLGFLLILSIYGLVTSFNEDEVLELFASVAQHKIAWKLFRTLSFAN, encoded by the exons ATGATGAACTCTGAGGTTTCTGATAAGCTCAAAATTTGTGATGATGGTGATAATGGCAACTTATATGTTAAGAAGAGGCTGTTTGATAACAGTGATTCCTTGCATATTTCTGTTAAGAAATCAAAGGTGTCATTGTGTGATGATCGCGATGAATACGGAGATGAAGATGGTGATCTGTCGTCGGATAGAGCTAAAAGGCCGGGAAAATCAGTTGATAAGTCATTTTCCTCGTTGAAGAACGaaattgagtttgttgaaaaatcaTATGAGGAATGTAAAAGGAAGAggagagaagaagagaagagatTGGAGTTTGTAAAGAGAGAGATTGAGGAGTGTAGCAGAGAGCTTGTAAATAAGAAGACGCAATTTAGTTGTGTTAGAAGAATTAACGAAGTTCACAGCAAACTGCAGCGGAAAATTGAAGGATGTGTTACGGATTTTTTAGGGAAGGAATCACAACTATGTTTGATAGAGGACTTGATTGGAGAGCGCAAGCAAGAGCTTAGGGTAAAAGAGATAGAACTTGGTCAAGTCGTGAATAACATTTCAAAAGAGAGGGAATTTGATAGACGACTGGAAAGCCAAATGAAGGGGCTgttggatgatttgttgttaAAACAGAAGCATTTCGAAAGGCGAACCATGGAGCTTGAGTTAAAAGAGAAGAAACATGAAGGGCTAGTGATGAAATGGCAATtaaaagagagagagtttgaagaCCAGGTGAAGGAGTTGGAAACTAAAAAGAAGCATTTTGAAAGCCTGTTGAGGGAGCTTCAGTCCAAAGAGAAGGAAAATGAAAGTTGGGTGAAAGAGCATGAATCAAGAGCAAGAGAATATGAATGCCTAGTGAAGGAGCTGTTGGATGATTTGGTATTAAAACAGAACCATCTCGAAAGCCGAACCAAGGAGCTTGAGTCAAAAGAGAAGCAACTTGAAGGCATAGTGATGAAATGGGAATTAAAAGAGAGAGAATTTGATGGCGAAGTGAAGGAGCTGGAATCTAAAAAGAAGCATTTTGAAAGCCAAGTGGAAGAGTTCCAATCGAAAGAGAGACAATTGGAAGGAAAAGTTAAGGAAGTTGATTTTAGAGAGAAACTACTTGATGGTCGAGGGAAGGAGTTTGATTCAAAAGAGGATGAATTCGAACGCAGAGTGAAGGCGCTGGAATTAGAGAAGAAGCAACTTGATGGCCGAGTGAAGGAGTTTGATTCAAAAGAGGCTGAACTCGAAGGCCGGGTGAAGGAGCTAGAATTAGAGAAGAAGCAATTTGAGGGCCGAGTGAAGGAATTTGATTCAAAAGAGGCTGAATTCGATGACCGGGTGAAGGAGCTGGATCTTAAGAAGAAGCAATTTGATGGCCGGGTGAAGgaatttgatttaaaagaggCTGAACTCGAATGCCGGGTTAAGGAGATGGATTCAGAGAAGAAGCAACTTAATGGCCGAGTGGCGGAGTTTGATTTAAAAGAGGATGAATTTGAAGGCCGTGTGAAGGAGCTGGAATTAGAAAAGAAGCATTTCGAAAGCCGACTGAAGGAGCTTGAGTTAAAAGAAAAGCAATTCAAAGAACAGATAAAAGAGTTCGAGTCAAAAGAAGAGGAGTTCAAAATTCAAGTTAAGGAGCTCAATTCAGAAGAGAAGCAGTTTGAAAGCAAAATCGAGGACTTCAAATCAAAAGAGAAGCAATTTGAAAGGAAAATTGAGGACTTCAAATCAAAAGAGAAGCTATTTGAGGATCGATGGATAGCACTGGAGTCAAAAGAGAAGCAATTTGAAGGACTAGTAAAAAATCATGAATCAAAGCTGAATAAATATGGGGAAAAAGAATCAG CTACATCTTACATGGATGATGAATCAAGTCCTCCCATTGATGAAACAAGTTTGCAGTTGGTCTCCTGTGAGCAATCTGACACTCTAGCTATTCTGAGAGAATTATCGGATCCAGCAAAATGGATTTTGGATACAATACGGAACCCCATTCTTCCACTTTGTGATGAGAAAGGAGACAATGATGTGATTATTGATGACAGATGTATCTATCTGCTAGAACAACTGATGAAAATCTCACCAGATATTAAACCTCGTGTAAGAGAAGAAGCATTGAAGCTAGCACTTGATTTGAAAGCAAACATGAAAGAAAATGTTGAGAATTCTTTGGTGGTTCTCGGTTTTCTACTGATTTTGTCAATTTATGGATTGGTGACTTCTTTCAACGAAGACGAAGTTTTGGAGCTTTTTGCATCTGTTGCTCAGCACAAGATAGCTTGGAAGCTGTTTAGAACCCTGAGTTTTGCAAATTAA